One window of Oncorhynchus masou masou isolate Uvic2021 chromosome 28, UVic_Omas_1.1, whole genome shotgun sequence genomic DNA carries:
- the tyms gene encoding thymidylate synthase, whose amino-acid sequence MPATSDIHTAQPCNNEEPKKADSQVGQSSFSLFCDERGYLNQCEYILQHGHRKGDRTGTGVISVFGSQTRYSLRDQFPLLTTKRVFWKGILEELLWFIKGSTNAKELAEKGVKIWDANGSRQFLDKMGFTDREEGDLGPVYGFQWRHYGAEYSDMHKDYTGQGVDQLQMVIDTIKTNPEDRRIIMCAWNPKDLPHMALPPCHALCQFYVIDGELSCQLYQRSGDMGLGVPFNIASYALLTYMIAHITGLKPGDFVHTLGDAHIYSNHVEPLKVQLQREIRPFPKLKLLRTVEKIDDFCAEDFEIVDYNPHPTIKMQMAV is encoded by the exons ATGCCTGCTACTTCTGACATACACACAGCGCAACCTTGTAATAACGAAGAGCCTAAGAAGGCAGATAGTCAGGTGGGACAAAgttcgttctctctcttctgtgatGAACGCGGGTATCTGAACCAATGTGAATACATTTTGCAACATGGACATCGAAAGGGAGACCGAACAGGAACGGGGGTCATCTCTGTTTTCGGTTCACAAACGAGATACAGTCTCCGGG ATCAGTTTCCTTTGCTGACGACGAAAAGGGTTTTCTGGAAAGGAATTCTCGAAGAACTACTGTGGTTTATCAAA GGCTCAACAAATGCCAAGGAGCTCGCCGAGAAAGGGGTGAAGATCTGGGATGCAAATGGATCGAGGCAGTTCCTGGACAAAATGGGGTTTACAGACCGGGAGGAGGGAGACTTGGGACCCGTGTACGGTTTCCAGTGGAGGCACTATGGTGCAGAATACAGCGACATGCACAAAG ATTACACAGGACAAGGTGTGGACCAACTACAGATGGTTATTGACACTATCAAGACTAATCCAGAAGACAGGAGAATCATAATGTGTGCATGGAACCCCAAGG ACCTGCCCCACATGGCGCTGCCCCCCTGCCATGCCCTGTGCCAGTTCTATGTCATTGACGGGGAGCTGTCGTGTCAGCTGTACCAGCGCTCGGGGGACATGGGCTTGGGAGTGCCCTTCAACATTGCCAGCTACGCCCTCCTCACCTACATGATCGCTCACATCACAGGACTCAAG CCTGGGGACTTTGTGCACACTCTGGGAGATGCTCACATCTACAGCAACCACGTCGAACCCCTCAAAGTGCAG CTCCAAAGAGAGATTCGGCCCTTCCCCAAGCTGAAGCTCCTCCGGACGGTTGAGAAAATAGATGACTTCTGTGCAGAAGACTTTGAGATTGTTGACTACAATCCCCACCCCACCATCAAAATGCAGATGGCAGTTTAA
- the LOC135516972 gene encoding clusterin-like protein 1 — translation MHGGYYGAQGKGGLRAMGFGLEFGSFWRGATSCTCESTSVKMRALLILTLYISSLGVLHCGPDPSPTELSEDVLQGLSRDGERYVDEEMKRALFGVKRMKEVMEKNQEKHEHLMKTLKESSDKRKGAVQLATEAELKLQKAEEQCHDSLRTSFMECRPCLEDTCKTFYTSTCRRGFSSFSFKVEEFFRRLSSQLETPDQVVNQNQDNLNQTQNSDDPDLELVRLNASFSQMQGKMSSLHNRSTELVNNMHQEFGHGFWVAFTTKLKPEPLFPTQESPSGGFFMGMGRLGSMGLDDVLEEVYDFGRAVVEDFSDAMTDVLDEMQEAVDEESWQQRESFPSWSWVPVPFPDMYLCRQLRRQVAECWQLQRLCESCQDTLVKECPSVRELHSALEETYMLLNTSRLQYEEMLQVVQKHTDDTRTWLSAMEAKYGWVTQLTNGTLGPRYIFGVSAVVLQVRDNGFKGDTRVVLNILNSPSLTLSVPAELEVQDSAFIQYVAQEALAHYKQSKI, via the exons ATGCATGGTGGATATTACGGGGCCCAAGGGAAAGGAGGTCTTCGTGCCATGGGGTTCGGTTTAGAGTTTGGGTCTTTCTGGCGTGGAGCCACA AGCTGCACCTGTGAGAGTACGTCAGTGAAGATGAGAGCACTGCTGATTCTCACCCTCTACATTTCATCTCTTGGGGTCCTGCACTGTGGCCCCGACCCCTCTCCCACAGAACTGAGTGAGGATGTTCTCCAGG GGCTGTCGAGGGATGGTGAGCGTTATGTTGACGAGGAGATGAAGAGAGCCTTGTTTGGGGTGAAGCGGATGAAGGAGGTGATGGAGAAGAACCAAGAGAAGCATGAACACCTCATGAAGACCCTCAAAGAAAGTAGCGACAAGAGGAAG GGGGCAGTGCAACTGGCCACGGAGGCGGAGCTAAAACTTCAGAAGGCGGAGGAGCAGTGCCATGATTCGCTAAGGACATCATTTATGGAGTGTCGACCCTGCCTGGAAGACACGTGCAAGACATTTTACACCTCCACCTGCCGGAGAggcttctcctccttctctttcaaA GTGGAGGAGTTCTTCAGGAGGTTATCCTCTCAACTGGAAACTCCAGACCAGGTTGTCAATCAGAACCAAGATAACCTGAACCAGACCCAGAACTCGGACGATCCAGATCTGGAGCTGGTGCGGCTGAATGCCTCCTTCAGTCAGATGCAAGGGAAAATGAGCTCCCTGCACAACCGGAGCACAGAGCTGGTCAACAACATGCACCAAGAGTTTGGCCATGGCTTCTGGGTGGCCTTTACCACTAAGCTGAAGCCCGAGCCCCTCTTCCCCACACAGGAGTCCCCTAGTGGGGGCTTCTTCATGGGCATGGGCCGCCTTGGCAGCATGGGCCTAGATGATGTGTTGGAGGAAGTATATGACTTTGGCCGGGCGGTAGTGGAAGACTTCAGCGATGCAATGACAGATGTCTTGGACGAGATGCAGGAGGCTGTAGATGAGGAGTCTTGGCAGCAGAGAG AGTCCTTCCCTAGCTGGAGCTGGGTCCCAGTTCCATTCCCAGATATGTATCTCTGTAGACAGCTCCGCAGGCAGGTAGCAGAGTGCTGGCAGCTGCAGAGACTGTGCGAGTCCTGTCAGGACACTTTGGTGAAAG AGTGTCCCAGTGTTAGGGAACTCCACTCTGCGCTGGAGGAGACCTACATGCTGCTCAACACGTCTCGTCTGCAGTATGAGGAGATGCTGCAGGTGGTCCAGAAACACACGGATGACACACGCACCTGGCTCAGCGCCATGGAGGCCAAATATGGCTGGGTAACGCAGCTCACCAATGGCACCCTGGGTCCTCGGTACATCTTCGGTGTGAGCGCG GTGGTTCTACAGGTGAGGGATAACGGGTTTAAAGGTGACACCAGAGTGGTGTTGAACATCCTGAACTCTCCTTCATTAACCCTCTCCGTCCCTGCAGAGCTAGAGGTGCAGGACTCTGCCTTCATTCAGTATGTGGCCCAAGAGGCCCTGGCCCACTACAAACAGTCAAAG ATATGA